From Theileria annulata chromosome 1, complete sequence, *** SEQUENCING IN PROGRESS ***, one genomic window encodes:
- a CDS encoding uncharacterized protein (Tap465h02.q1ca.C.cand.5 - score = 9.33;~1 probable transmembrane helix predicted for TA09720 by TMHMM2.0 at aa 13-35;~Signal anchor predicted for TA09720 by SignalP 2.0 HMM (Signal peptide probability 0.069, signal anchor probability 0.925) with cleavage site probability 0.033 between residues 28 and 29): MNNKNEFSYRILLIFIHIIFVLVILSSGSLTGLYYFKPFIHVGLKYPQEQINIWNITLSDTNLILTGGNFKTNIAFYNTSIFPITYEPQQVDLFYYPIGEQPSCMLLHSSDYHFDPMSDSCSISKIYNTINQNNDSFFKISDLKITMGSSGWDFSIPKYKELIWNIGFEVPYEDLSSIKRIYMDCVKFNRVLFSILLKGNVLNYLFMRKEIDTTFELLIPMECSIDPNIHNLFHSHNAPNHSIIFNNLKHTSFKF; the protein is encoded by the exons atgaataataaaaacgAATTTTCttatagaatattattaatttttatacacattatttttgtattgGTTATATTATCTTCTg gTTCATTAACTggattatattattttaaaccATTTATACATGTTGGATTAAAGTATCCACAagaacaaataaatatttggaatataacattatctgatacaaatttaattttaactggtggtaattttaaaactaatatCGCCTTTTATAATACTTCCATCTTTCCTATCACTTATGAACCACAACAAGTTGatttattctattatcCAATTGGTGAACAACCATCTTGCATGTTATTACATTCAA GTGATTATCATTTTGATCCAATGAGTGATAGTTGTAGTATAtcaaaaatttataatactattaatcaaaataatgattcatttttcaaaatcaGTGATCttaaa ATAACAATGGGTTCAAGTGGATGGGATTTTAGTATACCgaaatataaagaattgATATGGAATATTGGATTTGAAGTACCTTATGAAGATTTGAGTAGTATAAAACGGATATATATGGATTGTGTCAAGTTTAATCGtgtattattttcaatactTTTAAAAGGAAATgtacttaattatttattcatgAGGAAAGAAATTGATACTAcatttgaattattaattccaATGGAATGTTCTATTGATCCCAATATACACAATTTATTCCATTCACATAATGCACCAAATCATtccattattttcaataatctTAAACATActtcttttaaattttaa
- a CDS encoding uncharacterized protein (Tap465h02.q1ca.C.cand.6 - score = 7.21): MDELLCVWNSIFSESNEYTFGYNEKLYNLLITQEYTNYINSSKNINSSKNINPTKDINSFNDIKPYSFKQILQIILNNNDPEINIILNTFFNLREYLINSFNEIMIENGFEELLKDSIKLIIVDAFNRKLKQMNIDFTPILIDVTGVKNIEQFLQIIKEIKLLINQINNINNNINIKQNIINNVIL, from the exons ATGGATGAATTATTATGTGTATGGAATAGTATATTTTCAGAATCAAATGAATATACATTTGgttataatgaaaaattatataatttattaataacacaagaatatacaaattatataaattcatctaaaaatataaattcatctaaaaatataaatccAACTAAagatataaattcatttaatgatataaaaccatatagttttaaacaaatattacaaattatacttaataataatgatcctgaaattaatataatacttaatacattttttaatttaagaGAATATCTTATT AATAgttttaatgaaataatgATAGAAAATGGATTtgaagaattattaaaagattcaataaaattaataatagttGATGCATTTAATCgtaaattaaaacaaatgaATATAGATTTTACAccaatattaattgatgTTACGGGtgttaaaaatattgaacaatttcttcaaataattaaagaaattaaattattaattaatcaaattaataatataaataataatattaatataaaacaaaatattattaataatgtaatattataa